The Panacibacter microcysteis genome includes a window with the following:
- the carA gene encoding glutamine-hydrolyzing carbamoyl-phosphate synthase small subunit has translation MPNSQQPAVLLLADGNVFYGKAFGKIGTTTGEICFNTGMTGYQEVFTDPSYYGQILIMNSVHVGNYGVKDADTESSSVKIRGLIGRNLEDKFSRYQATDSLDAYLKANEIVSIEAVDTRALVAHIRTKGAMNCIISSEILDVEQLKAALAKVPDMDGLELASVVSTQEEYELGDPAAPIKVAVMDYGVKRNILTCLADRGVYVKVHPAKTPLSRVKEFNPDGYFISNGPGDPAAMPYAVETLKEILKENKPVFGICLGHQLLALANDIPTFKMHHGHRGLNHPVKNIITGRCEITTQNHGFGVLPEAVRNHPDVEITHVNLNDDSIEGIRIKGKPAFSVQYHPESTPGPHDSRYLFDDFINLIRLNVN, from the coding sequence ATGCCAAATTCACAACAACCAGCCGTTTTATTGTTAGCTGATGGAAATGTATTTTATGGTAAGGCTTTTGGAAAAATTGGTACCACTACCGGCGAAATATGTTTTAATACCGGCATGACGGGCTACCAGGAAGTGTTTACAGACCCGAGCTATTACGGGCAGATTTTGATAATGAATAGCGTGCATGTAGGAAACTATGGTGTAAAAGATGCAGATACGGAGAGCAGCAGCGTAAAAATACGAGGTCTTATCGGCCGAAACCTGGAAGATAAATTTAGCCGCTACCAGGCAACAGACAGCCTGGATGCGTACCTGAAAGCAAATGAAATTGTCTCGATAGAAGCGGTTGATACACGGGCATTGGTAGCACATATACGTACCAAAGGGGCTATGAACTGTATTATATCATCAGAGATATTAGATGTTGAGCAATTGAAAGCAGCACTTGCCAAAGTGCCTGATATGGATGGTCTTGAACTGGCCAGTGTTGTAAGCACGCAGGAGGAATATGAGCTGGGAGATCCTGCCGCGCCAATTAAAGTTGCGGTGATGGATTATGGTGTAAAAAGAAATATTCTTACCTGCCTTGCAGATCGCGGAGTATATGTAAAAGTACACCCGGCAAAAACGCCTTTAAGCCGGGTTAAAGAATTTAACCCGGATGGATATTTCATATCAAACGGCCCCGGTGATCCTGCAGCCATGCCATATGCTGTAGAGACATTAAAAGAAATACTGAAAGAAAACAAGCCGGTATTTGGTATCTGTCTTGGTCACCAGTTGCTGGCACTGGCAAATGATATTCCAACATTCAAGATGCACCACGGTCATCGCGGGTTAAATCATCCTGTAAAGAATATTATTACGGGCCGTTGCGAGATAACCACGCAGAACCACGGTTTTGGTGTGCTGCCTGAAGCTGTTCGAAACCACCCCGATGTAGAGATTACGCATGTGAATTTGAATGACGACAGCATAGAGGGAATCCGCATCAAAGGTAAACCTGCTTTCAGTGTGCAATATCACCCGGAAAGCACGCCGGGTCCACATGACAGCCGCTACTTGTTTGATGATTTCATCAACCTAATCAGGTTGAACGTGAACTAA
- a CDS encoding methyltransferase RsmF C-terminal domain-like protein, which translates to MRSTHLYYGIFAAMLPVQLIQSLEGVKGFDKESFLRVHASGSQVTSVRLNPSKHVSGEWSMLNEEAVPWCEHGRYLKERPFFTHDPLLHGGAYYVQEASSMFLWTVLHQTVGNATQGLKVLDLCAAPGGKSTLLASYFTGGLLVSNEVIKSRASILVENLNKWGSDHVIVTNNDPKDFAALQNYFDVIIVDAPCSGSGLFRRDAEAINEWSEDNVALCCQRQQRILADVFPALKKDGILIYATCSYSAAEDENIGDFMCKTFEVESLPLKLHDDWNIVETISKHKSYGYRFYPDKVKGEGFFIAAFRKTDGVERSLKAATVLQVSKTEQAFTQAWLTKSPLFLFRQAENIIALPEVWKYDLAILQKQLYLRKAGVTVGALKGKDLVPDHELALSLLINANINVTGVNKETALSYLKRKDFRLENAPKGWNLLRYCGISIGWVKVLHNRINNYYPVNWRILKD; encoded by the coding sequence ATGCGATCCACCCATTTGTATTACGGTATTTTTGCGGCCATGTTGCCGGTACAGTTAATCCAAAGTTTAGAAGGGGTTAAAGGCTTTGATAAAGAGTCTTTTCTTCGCGTGCATGCTTCGGGCAGCCAGGTAACAAGTGTAAGATTAAATCCGTCGAAGCACGTCAGTGGTGAATGGTCAATGTTAAATGAAGAAGCAGTTCCGTGGTGCGAACATGGCCGGTATTTGAAAGAAAGACCTTTTTTTACACACGATCCATTACTGCACGGCGGTGCCTATTACGTACAGGAAGCCAGCAGTATGTTTTTGTGGACGGTACTGCATCAAACGGTTGGTAATGCAACGCAAGGCCTGAAAGTCCTCGACCTCTGTGCTGCGCCCGGCGGGAAAAGTACCTTACTCGCATCCTATTTTACTGGTGGATTGCTGGTTTCCAACGAAGTAATTAAATCAAGGGCATCAATACTGGTTGAAAATCTTAACAAATGGGGCAGTGACCATGTGATTGTTACCAACAACGATCCCAAAGATTTTGCTGCGCTACAAAATTATTTTGACGTTATTATTGTAGATGCACCCTGCAGCGGCAGTGGGCTGTTCAGGAGAGATGCTGAAGCTATCAACGAATGGAGTGAGGATAATGTAGCGCTTTGTTGTCAGCGCCAGCAAAGAATTCTTGCCGATGTATTTCCTGCATTGAAGAAAGATGGCATACTCATCTATGCCACTTGCTCTTATTCTGCTGCTGAAGATGAAAATATTGGCGACTTCATGTGTAAAACCTTTGAGGTCGAAAGTTTGCCGCTAAAGTTGCACGATGACTGGAACATTGTAGAAACAATCAGCAAACACAAAAGTTATGGTTACCGTTTTTACCCGGATAAAGTAAAAGGCGAAGGATTTTTTATTGCGGCTTTCAGGAAAACGGATGGCGTCGAACGCTCATTGAAGGCCGCTACGGTTCTGCAAGTTTCAAAAACAGAGCAAGCATTTACACAGGCCTGGCTTACAAAGAGCCCATTGTTTCTATTCAGGCAGGCCGAAAATATTATTGCTTTGCCTGAAGTTTGGAAATACGACCTCGCTATACTGCAGAAACAGTTATATCTCCGCAAAGCCGGTGTAACAGTGGGGGCATTAAAAGGCAAAGACCTGGTTCCTGACCATGAACTGGCATTAAGCTTGCTTATTAACGCAAACATTAATGTAACAGGGGTAAATAAAGAGACAGCCTTAAGCTACCTGAAAAGAAAGGACTTTCGATTGGAAAATGCCCCAAAAGGCTGGAACCTTTTGCGTTATTGTGGAATAAGCATTGGATGGGTTAAAGTTTTGCACAACCGCATCAATAACTATTACCCCGTCAACTGGAGAATTTTAAAAGATTAA
- a CDS encoding LysM peptidoglycan-binding domain-containing protein: MKKMFLLLFSCTVLMMNVFAQKYTEHTLAQGETLSMLAEKYKTTVGDIMRLNGMHADTKLVIGQKIKIPGSGQPITRPGETKTSTPAAKPVTTTPPKGSSKAITHVVGPKETMYSISKKYGVTIDQLQQWNYKKDNSLEIGEILAVSVNGIPEAVKQRQALQSQAISSPPQQSPPLIVNEPVIDNATQQKKAQEPAKEVIVKEEVKPVAPVVTETKKERPAGNAAPDGSDNFFAKDFATLSGNASGANGIAMIFKTASGWNDKKYYVLMNEAPSGSIVKISASNGNVVYAKVLWRLDDMKENKGLQFRISEAAAAALNVQGDKFPLSVQYYQ; encoded by the coding sequence ATGAAAAAGATGTTCCTGTTGTTATTTAGCTGTACTGTTTTGATGATGAATGTGTTTGCGCAAAAATATACGGAGCACACGCTTGCACAGGGCGAAACACTCTCTATGCTTGCTGAGAAATATAAAACTACGGTAGGTGATATTATGCGGCTGAATGGTATGCATGCCGATACCAAACTGGTAATCGGCCAAAAGATAAAAATACCGGGAAGCGGCCAGCCGATTACAAGACCGGGAGAAACAAAAACATCTACACCAGCGGCCAAACCCGTTACCACCACTCCGCCAAAGGGTTCCTCCAAAGCAATAACGCATGTGGTGGGTCCTAAAGAAACCATGTACAGTATCAGTAAAAAATATGGAGTAACGATTGACCAGTTACAACAATGGAATTATAAAAAGGACAATAGCCTGGAGATAGGAGAGATACTGGCTGTAAGTGTAAACGGCATTCCGGAAGCTGTAAAACAAAGGCAGGCATTACAATCGCAGGCAATATCATCGCCACCTCAGCAATCACCACCGCTTATTGTTAACGAGCCGGTGATTGACAACGCCACTCAACAGAAAAAAGCGCAGGAGCCGGCGAAAGAAGTTATTGTTAAAGAAGAAGTGAAGCCCGTAGCACCGGTAGTTACTGAAACCAAAAAAGAAAGGCCTGCCGGCAATGCAGCTCCGGATGGCAGCGACAACTTTTTCGCAAAAGATTTTGCTACATTATCAGGAAACGCATCAGGTGCAAATGGCATTGCAATGATCTTTAAGACGGCCAGTGGCTGGAACGACAAAAAATATTACGTGCTGATGAACGAAGCACCTTCCGGCTCTATTGTTAAAATCAGTGCATCTAATGGCAATGTTGTGTATGCAAAAGTTTTATGGCGTCTCGATGATATGAAAGAAAATAAAGGGTTACAATTTCGAATTAGCGAAGCGGCTGCCGCTGCGCTCAATGTACAGGGCGATAAATTTCCTTTATCTGTTCAGTATTATCAATAG
- a CDS encoding thioredoxin domain-containing protein gives MKNIMSLLLAVMLFSCSSNAQQGNKDVDATTFEKDIQKENVQVLDVRTPTEFADGHIKNAMLADWLNQAQFKERVQYLDKSKPVLVYCASGGRSSKASQWLADNGFTTVENLRGGITQWKIENKPVEGTSAQPQITEQDYAAQVNAAPVVLIDFGAAWCPPCRKMDPVISELETELKDKFRLVKIDGGIHTNMMKLQGVEALPTFIVYRNGKETWRKQGVIEKSELVAQLQ, from the coding sequence ATGAAAAATATAATGTCGCTACTACTCGCTGTTATGTTATTTTCCTGCTCTTCGAATGCACAACAGGGGAATAAAGATGTAGATGCAACCACATTTGAAAAAGATATACAAAAAGAAAATGTGCAGGTGCTGGACGTTCGTACGCCAACAGAATTTGCGGACGGCCACATAAAAAATGCAATGCTGGCAGATTGGTTAAACCAGGCTCAATTCAAAGAAAGGGTTCAATACCTCGATAAATCTAAACCAGTGTTGGTTTACTGTGCTTCCGGAGGCAGAAGCAGTAAAGCGTCTCAATGGCTGGCAGATAACGGGTTTACAACTGTTGAAAATCTAAGGGGCGGAATCACGCAATGGAAGATTGAAAATAAGCCTGTTGAAGGCACTTCTGCACAACCACAGATAACCGAACAGGATTATGCTGCACAGGTTAATGCAGCGCCTGTTGTATTGATAGATTTTGGTGCAGCGTGGTGCCCGCCATGCAGAAAGATGGACCCAGTTATCAGCGAATTGGAAACTGAGCTAAAAGATAAATTCAGGCTGGTAAAAATAGATGGCGGCATACATACAAACATGATGAAATTGCAGGGAGTAGAAGCGCTACCCACTTTTATTGTGTACCGCAATGGTAAAGAAACGTGGCGTAAGCAGGGTGTTATTGAGAAAAGCGAACTGGTTGCGCAATTACAGTAG
- a CDS encoding cell division protein ZapA: MDALIPVTILIGDRTYRLKIDAEDEERVRKSVKLINEKIAEFKNNFAGKDMQDFISMVLIWFATEQMKNNGETTMLHDTISRLVQMEEMIDRALDEGK, translated from the coding sequence ATGGACGCGTTAATACCTGTTACAATTCTCATTGGCGACCGCACTTACCGCTTAAAAATTGATGCGGAAGATGAGGAGCGGGTACGCAAATCTGTAAAACTCATCAACGAAAAAATTGCGGAGTTCAAAAACAATTTTGCCGGCAAAGACATGCAGGATTTTATTTCCATGGTTTTGATCTGGTTTGCTACAGAGCAAATGAAAAACAACGGAGAAACCACCATGCTGCATGACACCATTAGCAGACTGGTACAAATGGAAGAAATGATCGACCGTGCATTGGATGAGGGTAAGTGA
- the pheT gene encoding phenylalanine--tRNA ligase subunit beta, with amino-acid sequence MKNLLYSWDDMPGLPGYALPYKSATQQQPHACTTAWYIILQRRIRRLDICLIFNTAWLGGINYICSQFKQHGKMTISYNWLSEYLPEKIEPEKLSKILTSIGLEVESLEAYENIKGGLKGLVTGEVLECEKHPGADKLSLTKVNIGQGEPLQIVCGAPNVAAGQKVVVATVGTTIYPTGGEPLTMRIAKIRGVESHGMICAEDEIGIGESHAGIMVLPADVKPGTPAAEYFGIYTDYIFEIGLTPNRMDAMSHLGVAKDVCAYLSHHVKKKTKPVTPFSNGFKADNNELPIKVTIDNTDACQRYSGISIKNVTIKESPQWLQHKLRAIGLRPINNIVDVTNFVLHETGQPLHAFDADAIKGNHVIVKNLPAGTVFKTLDDKDRILTAEDLMICNGESEAMCIGGVFGGIQSGVSQNTTNIFLESAWFNPVSIRRTSVHHGLRTDAATRFEKGVDISNTVNVLKRAALLIKEVAGGQLASDVVDIYPDKKDKMQVAIKYHYLKKLSGKNYHPDAIKNILESLGFEIVKEGMDELRVDVPYSKPDISLPADIVEEIIRIDGLDNIEIPKNIHITPSNDTSAFKDGLKEKMAEYLVGLGFNEILTNSITNSKYYNEEVLASAVKMVNNLSADLDILRPSMLETGLETIAYNLNRKNSNLRFFEFGKTYSSASTGNYKEEEQFAIFITGNDETESWRKKLTGTDFYTAKGIAAALLRLCGLQGIQFDEPVTGYAGNHFAIKQKNSIVGSLAVVSAERLGTFDIKQPVYFIAFNYAVLLTLVAKQKITYKEVAKFPAVQRDIAMVVDMAVTFGELEKTIKKLNISKLQDIKLFDVFESDKIGAGKKSLAINFTFVDEEKTLTDKEIDGMMQKIMQACEKDLDAAIRK; translated from the coding sequence ATGAAAAACCTATTGTACAGTTGGGATGATATGCCCGGTTTGCCTGGCTATGCTTTGCCGTACAAGAGTGCGACGCAACAGCAGCCTCATGCATGCACTACTGCCTGGTACATTATCTTACAACGACGAATAAGACGGCTTGATATCTGTTTAATATTTAATACTGCATGGCTTGGCGGCATCAATTATATTTGCAGCCAATTTAAACAGCACGGAAAAATGACCATCTCGTATAACTGGTTGAGTGAATATTTGCCGGAAAAGATTGAGCCGGAAAAACTGTCGAAGATCCTTACATCTATTGGCCTTGAGGTGGAGAGCCTTGAAGCATACGAAAACATAAAAGGCGGATTGAAAGGACTGGTAACAGGTGAAGTGCTGGAGTGTGAGAAACATCCCGGCGCAGATAAATTGTCTTTGACGAAAGTGAATATCGGACAGGGAGAACCATTGCAGATTGTTTGTGGCGCCCCAAATGTTGCTGCAGGCCAGAAAGTGGTTGTTGCTACTGTTGGTACTACCATTTATCCAACAGGTGGCGAACCGCTAACGATGCGCATCGCAAAAATACGTGGTGTGGAAAGCCATGGAATGATCTGTGCGGAAGATGAAATTGGTATTGGCGAAAGTCATGCAGGTATTATGGTATTACCTGCTGATGTAAAACCCGGTACACCTGCGGCGGAATATTTTGGCATTTACACTGATTACATTTTTGAGATTGGTCTTACACCAAACCGTATGGATGCAATGAGCCACCTTGGTGTTGCAAAAGATGTATGCGCTTATCTTTCTCATCATGTAAAGAAAAAAACAAAACCTGTTACACCATTCAGCAATGGCTTTAAAGCAGACAATAACGAACTGCCCATAAAGGTTACGATTGACAATACAGACGCCTGCCAGCGTTATTCGGGTATTTCAATTAAAAATGTAACCATTAAAGAATCGCCGCAATGGCTGCAACATAAGCTGAGGGCAATAGGCCTGAGACCCATTAACAATATTGTGGATGTAACCAATTTCGTGTTACACGAAACAGGGCAACCATTGCATGCGTTTGATGCTGATGCAATAAAAGGTAATCATGTTATTGTGAAGAATCTACCTGCTGGCACAGTATTTAAAACACTTGATGATAAAGACAGGATTTTAACAGCCGAAGACCTGATGATCTGTAACGGGGAAAGTGAGGCGATGTGTATTGGCGGTGTGTTTGGCGGAATACAAAGTGGCGTATCTCAGAATACCACAAATATTTTCCTGGAAAGTGCCTGGTTTAATCCCGTAAGTATAAGAAGAACATCTGTACATCATGGGTTGAGAACAGATGCTGCCACAAGGTTTGAAAAAGGTGTTGATATTTCTAATACAGTAAATGTTCTGAAGCGTGCGGCGCTGTTGATCAAAGAAGTTGCCGGTGGACAGCTGGCCAGTGATGTAGTGGATATTTACCCGGATAAGAAAGATAAAATGCAGGTAGCCATTAAATACCACTACCTGAAAAAGCTGAGTGGCAAAAATTATCACCCGGATGCCATCAAAAACATTTTAGAAAGCCTGGGCTTTGAGATTGTAAAAGAAGGTATGGATGAACTGCGTGTAGATGTTCCTTACAGCAAACCCGATATTAGTTTACCCGCAGACATAGTGGAAGAAATTATTCGCATAGACGGGCTCGACAATATTGAAATACCCAAAAATATTCACATCACACCATCTAATGACACCAGTGCTTTTAAAGATGGCCTGAAAGAAAAAATGGCTGAATACCTGGTTGGACTTGGTTTTAACGAAATACTTACCAACTCCATTACCAACAGTAAATATTACAACGAAGAAGTATTGGCATCTGCAGTAAAAATGGTAAACAACCTGAGTGCTGATTTGGATATTTTGCGGCCTTCTATGCTGGAAACAGGTCTTGAAACGATTGCTTATAATCTCAACAGGAAGAACAGTAACCTGCGCTTCTTTGAGTTTGGCAAAACATATTCTTCTGCTTCAACCGGCAACTACAAAGAAGAAGAGCAGTTTGCAATATTTATTACCGGTAATGACGAAACCGAAAGCTGGAGAAAAAAGTTAACAGGCACTGATTTTTACACAGCAAAAGGTATTGCTGCGGCATTGCTAAGACTTTGTGGCCTGCAGGGCATACAGTTTGACGAACCTGTAACCGGTTATGCGGGTAACCATTTTGCAATAAAACAAAAAAATAGTATTGTCGGAAGCCTGGCTGTTGTAAGCGCAGAACGGCTCGGCACTTTTGATATTAAACAACCTGTTTATTTCATTGCGTTTAACTACGCAGTTTTACTTACGCTTGTAGCAAAACAAAAGATCACCTACAAAGAGGTGGCAAAATTTCCTGCCGTACAGAGAGACATTGCCATGGTAGTTGATATGGCGGTAACATTCGGGGAACTGGAAAAGACGATTAAAAAATTAAACATTTCCAAACTGCAGGATATCAAACTTTTTGACGTGTTTGAAAGTGATAAAATTGGTGCAGGTAAAAAATCTCTTGCCATTAATTTTACCTTTGTCGACGAAGAAAAAACATTAACAGATAAAGAGATCGATGGTATGATGCAAAAGATCATGCAGGCATGCGAAAAAGATCTGGATGCCGCCATCAGGAAATAA
- a CDS encoding ester cyclase yields the protein MTDISLLQQWYDEVWNNANEGFIDTMLYEGAVIHGLKTDSEKKGIEAFKPFYNSFRENFPRVHVQLEPIFSNGEFQAAQCIVSASDANGKQANFSGVTIARFIEGKLVEGWNGFDFLSMYEQLGFRLSNT from the coding sequence ATGACAGACATTTCTCTGCTGCAACAATGGTACGATGAGGTGTGGAACAATGCAAATGAGGGGTTCATAGACACAATGTTGTATGAAGGTGCTGTAATACATGGTCTTAAAACCGACAGTGAGAAAAAAGGAATTGAAGCTTTTAAACCGTTTTACAATTCTTTCCGGGAGAATTTTCCGCGTGTACATGTACAACTTGAGCCAATTTTTTCAAATGGCGAATTCCAGGCTGCGCAATGCATCGTATCAGCAAGCGATGCAAACGGTAAACAAGCAAACTTCAGCGGTGTAACCATCGCAAGATTTATAGAGGGTAAACTCGTAGAAGGATGGAACGGTTTCGATTTTCTGTCAATGTATGAACAACTGGGTTTTAGACTCTCCAATACCTGA
- a CDS encoding STAS domain-containing protein → MNFKIDTKEKFTVITPLAPELSANLTEELAQISVDCLQSDIKNVVVNLKNVDSIPETAATNLLTLQQSFYENNNSFVICEMRATVQETIEQLELFESMNVTPTESEAWDIVQMEEIERELMNGFDE, encoded by the coding sequence ATGAATTTCAAAATTGATACCAAAGAGAAATTTACGGTAATAACACCATTAGCGCCTGAATTGTCTGCCAATTTAACAGAAGAGCTTGCTCAGATTTCCGTGGATTGTCTGCAAAGCGACATAAAGAATGTAGTGGTTAACCTTAAGAATGTGGATTCAATACCTGAAACCGCTGCTACAAATCTTCTTACGCTGCAGCAATCGTTCTATGAAAATAACAATTCTTTCGTTATTTGCGAAATGCGTGCTACAGTTCAGGAAACAATTGAACAACTGGAATTGTTTGAATCGATGAATGTAACACCTACAGAAAGTGAGGCATGGGACATTGTGCAAATGGAAGAGATCGAAAGGGAGTTGATGAACGGCTTTGATGAGTGA
- a CDS encoding ATP-dependent Clp protease ATP-binding subunit: protein MDNNFSAQVKEIISFSREEALRLGNDFIGTEHLLLGLIREGENMAIKILKQLNVDLYELRKEVELAVKDKTGKNIANINSLPLTKQAEKVIRVTVLEAKALKSPLVETEHLMLSILKNRENIATQILGQFDVDYDIFRNELGMVRSNETRSEYTEDDDNDFDEEKKSYSQQSKGKQAGAAKSKTPVLDNFGRDITRLAESGSLDPIVGREAEIERVSQILSRRKKNNPILIGEPGVGKTAIVEGLALRIVQRKVSRVLFDKRVISLDLAALVAGTKYRGQFEERMKAIMNELEKNRDVILFIDEIHTIVGAGGASGSLDASNIFKPALARGELQCIGASTLDEYRMYIEKDGALDRRFQKVLVEPPTVDETIQILNNIKSKYEDYHNVIYNDEAIDACVKLSDRYMTDRLLPDKAIDVLDEVGARVHLKNINVPQNIIELEKQIEDIKQEKNKVVKSQRFEEAAALRDTEKRLGEELEKAKNNWEEESKHKRYPIDEEAIAEVVSMMTGIPVKRMVQAETEKLRKMSEDMKGMVVGQDEAISKVVKAIQRNRVGLKDPKKPIGTFIFLGPTGVGKTELARALARYMFDSEDALIRMDMSEYMEKFTVSRLIGAPPGYVGYEEGGQLTEKVRRKPYSVILLDEIEKAHPDIYNILLQVLDDGQLTDGLGRKVNFKNTLIIMTSNIGVRQLKEFGDGVGFATAARIQNQDENNKAVIEKALKRTFSPEFLNRVDDVVIFNSLTQDHIFEIIDILMKGVLKRLSTLGFGLELTPDAKSFIAEKGYDSQFGARPLHRAIQKYLEDPLAEEILNMNIKSGDVLIADLDKENGKLKFDFKSTEEKANV, encoded by the coding sequence ATGGATAACAACTTTTCAGCGCAGGTAAAGGAGATCATTTCGTTTAGCAGGGAAGAGGCACTGCGACTGGGAAATGATTTTATCGGTACTGAGCACTTGTTGCTCGGACTGATAAGGGAAGGGGAGAACATGGCCATAAAAATTCTAAAGCAATTAAATGTAGATCTATACGAATTGCGCAAAGAAGTTGAATTGGCTGTAAAAGATAAAACAGGAAAAAATATTGCCAATATTAACAGCCTTCCGTTAACAAAACAGGCAGAGAAAGTCATACGTGTTACTGTACTTGAAGCAAAAGCCTTAAAAAGTCCGCTCGTTGAAACAGAGCACCTCATGCTTTCTATTTTAAAAAACAGAGAAAATATTGCTACACAAATACTCGGACAATTTGATGTGGACTATGATATTTTCAGAAACGAATTAGGTATGGTAAGAAGCAATGAAACACGCAGCGAGTACACAGAAGATGACGACAACGATTTTGATGAAGAAAAGAAAAGTTATTCCCAGCAATCAAAAGGCAAACAGGCAGGCGCTGCAAAAAGTAAAACACCTGTCCTGGATAACTTTGGCAGAGATATAACAAGACTTGCAGAATCAGGTTCGCTCGATCCCATCGTTGGCAGAGAAGCAGAAATAGAGCGCGTATCGCAAATACTTTCCAGGAGAAAGAAAAACAACCCGATTCTTATTGGCGAGCCCGGCGTTGGTAAAACAGCCATCGTAGAAGGTCTCGCATTAAGAATTGTACAACGCAAAGTTAGCAGGGTGTTGTTTGATAAAAGGGTAATCAGTCTTGATCTTGCAGCATTGGTTGCGGGTACCAAATACCGCGGTCAGTTTGAAGAAAGAATGAAGGCCATTATGAATGAACTGGAAAAAAACCGTGATGTGATTCTTTTCATAGATGAAATTCATACAATTGTTGGTGCCGGCGGGGCAAGTGGTTCGCTTGATGCAAGCAACATATTTAAACCTGCGCTGGCTCGTGGCGAACTGCAGTGTATCGGTGCTTCAACACTGGATGAATACAGGATGTATATTGAAAAGGACGGAGCACTTGATCGTCGTTTCCAAAAGGTATTGGTAGAGCCACCTACGGTTGACGAAACCATTCAGATACTGAATAACATCAAATCTAAATACGAAGACTACCACAACGTTATTTATAACGATGAAGCAATTGATGCCTGCGTAAAATTGAGCGACCGTTATATGACAGACCGTTTATTGCCCGATAAAGCAATAGATGTACTCGATGAGGTAGGTGCACGTGTGCATTTAAAAAACATCAACGTGCCGCAGAATATCATCGAACTGGAAAAACAGATAGAAGATATAAAGCAGGAGAAAAATAAAGTTGTTAAAAGCCAGCGTTTCGAAGAGGCCGCAGCATTAAGAGATACAGAAAAGCGTTTGGGCGAAGAACTGGAAAAAGCGAAAAATAACTGGGAAGAAGAAAGTAAACACAAGCGTTATCCTATAGATGAAGAAGCTATTGCTGAAGTAGTGAGTATGATGACAGGTATCCCTGTTAAGCGTATGGTACAGGCAGAAACGGAGAAGCTTCGTAAGATGAGTGAAGATATGAAAGGTATGGTGGTTGGCCAGGATGAAGCCATCAGTAAAGTGGTGAAAGCAATACAACGTAACCGCGTTGGTTTGAAAGATCCCAAAAAGCCAATTGGAACATTTATTTTCCTTGGGCCTACAGGTGTTGGTAAAACGGAACTTGCAAGGGCATTGGCCCGTTATATGTTCGATAGTGAAGATGCGCTTATAAGGATGGATATGAGTGAGTACATGGAAAAATTCACCGTAAGCCGTTTAATTGGAGCACCTCCGGGTTATGTGGGGTATGAAGAAGGTGGCCAGCTTACTGAGAAAGTGCGCCGTAAGCCGTATAGCGTAATCCTCCTGGACGAAATAGAAAAAGCGCACCCTGATATCTACAACATCCTGTTGCAGGTACTTGACGATGGGCAGTTAACCGATGGTCTAGGCCGCAAGGTTAATTTCAAGAATACACTTATCATCATGACCTCTAACATAGGCGTACGCCAGTTGAAAGAGTTTGGAGATGGTGTTGGTTTTGCAACCGCTGCACGTATTCAAAACCAGGATGAGAACAATAAAGCCGTAATTGAAAAAGCGTTAAAACGTACTTTCTCGCCTGAATTTTTAAACCGTGTGGATGATGTGGTAATTTTCAATTCACTTACACAGGATCATATTTTCGAGATCATCGATATTTTGATGAAAGGTGTATTGAAACGCCTTAGCACGCTAGGTTTTGGTCTCGAGTTAACACCTGATGCAAAATCATTCATTGCAGAAAAGGGTTACGATTCACAGTTTGGTGCAAGACCACTTCACAGGGCCATTCAGAAATACCTGGAAGATCCTTTGGCGGAAGAAATTCTTAATATGAATATCAAAAGCGGCGATGTGTTAATTGCTGATCTTGATAAAGAAAACGGCAAGCTAAAGTTCGACTTTAAGAGTACCGAAGAAAAGGCAAACGTATAA